From the Leptospira montravelensis genome, one window contains:
- a CDS encoding FAD-binding oxidoreductase codes for MQTRTIYKWGSPEVEEKLPAHTLKFLETQFPVDKEFKNSFPKGELPLNPLKKSKLSQAIITKLKQIVGKDYVSLDDGSRARHSIGKFYTEIYKARFGEVTDVVDVVVSPKSEQEVVEIISLANTNKIPVIPYGAGSTVTKALQAPKGGISLDLSRLNRIIEFNAIDSTVTVEAGVYGPVLEKHLNERGYTCGHFPQSFEFSTVGGWIAAKGAGQASTGYGKIEDILLSLTAITPTGKFESKAYPAASIGPDLFRLFLGTEGSFGVITKATLKIRKFHPENSAKGSFIFKNFEKAVETMRDVMQAGFGKPHFFRIQDPEETDISFHMSGLHGGKEDYFLRFIGYKPMERSLMHIIIDGDPTYAKEVLKKIKKIAKRNGGFSTGESPVNKWLHQRYSSAYLRDYLMDEGIRIDTLETAVSWSNLHGLWEKTRAYIKSHENTSCMVHISHAYENGANLYFIFLSPIDKKNEETNFVKFHKGIIDSIHKNGGSLSHHHGIGRMLSPWMEGEVGKEGLRILSSLKKTFDPKGIMNPGGLLGLK; via the coding sequence ATGCAAACTCGTACGATTTATAAATGGGGTTCTCCCGAAGTAGAAGAAAAATTACCGGCTCATACTTTAAAATTCTTAGAAACGCAATTTCCCGTGGACAAAGAGTTCAAAAATTCCTTTCCCAAAGGAGAACTCCCTCTAAATCCATTAAAAAAGTCTAAACTCTCTCAAGCTATTATCACAAAGTTAAAACAAATTGTCGGAAAAGATTATGTTTCGTTAGACGATGGTTCGCGCGCACGCCATTCCATTGGAAAATTTTATACAGAAATTTATAAAGCAAGGTTTGGTGAAGTCACTGACGTGGTGGACGTAGTTGTGTCACCAAAGTCAGAACAAGAGGTTGTAGAAATTATCTCACTTGCCAATACAAATAAGATTCCAGTGATTCCTTATGGGGCAGGGTCTACAGTCACAAAGGCATTACAAGCTCCTAAAGGTGGGATATCTTTAGATTTATCTCGTCTAAATCGAATCATCGAATTTAATGCCATTGATTCCACAGTCACTGTTGAGGCGGGAGTTTACGGTCCTGTCTTAGAAAAACATTTGAACGAACGGGGATACACTTGCGGTCACTTTCCTCAATCGTTTGAATTCTCAACAGTTGGTGGTTGGATCGCTGCTAAGGGGGCAGGGCAAGCTTCCACTGGTTATGGGAAAATTGAAGATATACTTCTTAGTCTAACAGCGATTACTCCTACTGGGAAATTTGAATCCAAAGCCTACCCAGCTGCATCCATTGGACCAGATTTATTCCGTTTGTTTTTAGGTACAGAAGGAAGTTTTGGAGTCATCACCAAAGCAACGTTAAAAATTCGTAAATTTCATCCGGAAAACTCCGCCAAAGGTTCTTTCATCTTTAAAAACTTTGAAAAAGCTGTAGAAACGATGAGAGATGTGATGCAGGCAGGCTTTGGCAAACCACATTTCTTCCGAATCCAAGACCCAGAAGAAACTGATATCTCTTTCCATATGAGTGGACTTCATGGAGGAAAGGAAGATTATTTTCTTAGGTTCATTGGTTACAAACCAATGGAAAGATCTCTTATGCATATCATCATTGATGGTGATCCAACTTATGCAAAAGAAGTTTTAAAAAAGATCAAAAAAATTGCAAAACGGAATGGTGGATTTTCGACTGGAGAATCTCCGGTAAACAAATGGTTACACCAAAGATACTCTAGTGCTTATTTAAGAGATTATCTAATGGATGAAGGGATTCGTATTGATACCTTGGAGACAGCTGTTAGTTGGTCAAATCTGCATGGGTTATGGGAAAAAACTAGGGCATATATTAAAAGCCATGAGAATACATCTTGTATGGTACATATTTCTCACGCTTATGAAAATGGAGCCAATTTGTATTTTATTTTTTTAAGTCCCATAGATAAAAAAAATGAAGAAACAAACTTTGTAAAATTTCATAAAGGAATTATAGATAGCATCCATAAAAATGGCGGATCGTTATCACACCATCATGGAATAGGAAGGATGTTATCACCTTGGATGGAAGGGGAAGTCGGTAAAGAAGGACTTCGCATTTTATCATCTCTAAAAAAGACTTTTGATCCAAAGGGAATCATGAATCCAGGCGGATTGTTAGGACTTAAATAA
- a CDS encoding HU family DNA-binding protein — MATTPTPMKKSEMLSELAEITGMTKKNVAAFLDSFVELAYKETKKNGAFVIPGLGKLVKRNRPKRKGRNPATGEAIVIPAKTVVKFTLSKTCKDAVVPPKK, encoded by the coding sequence ATGGCAACAACTCCTACCCCAATGAAGAAGTCCGAAATGCTCAGTGAACTAGCTGAAATAACTGGTATGACCAAAAAGAACGTAGCTGCGTTCCTAGACTCCTTTGTTGAACTCGCCTATAAAGAAACTAAGAAAAACGGAGCATTTGTGATTCCTGGTTTAGGAAAACTTGTTAAACGCAATCGTCCAAAACGCAAAGGAAGAAACCCTGCTACTGGGGAAGCGATTGTAATTCCTGCTAAGACTGTTGTTAAATTCACACTATCAAAAACTTGCAAAGACGCAGTTGTGCCTCCAAAGAAATAA
- a CDS encoding TetR/AcrR family transcriptional regulator, with the protein MGVSERKKREFAQRETDILNCAIELFRTKHPSLVKMDDIAKQLEIGRGTIYLHFKSKDDLMARIQYEDYVRLRKRLEKAFEAQTAIEMSRKAIRAYIDHCLGDRHMYLVARQCGVNLNINNVSEDISQLLTEERTNRLTLLEKIYKQAKQENLINSRGTYPNVAVAWGMIRGAVEVILDGHFQNEIKSEKAYLETIEHVLFYGLFSGGNKGET; encoded by the coding sequence ATGGGTGTTTCTGAAAGGAAAAAACGAGAATTTGCACAGAGAGAAACAGATATTCTCAACTGTGCTATTGAACTCTTTAGAACTAAACATCCTTCTTTAGTAAAGATGGATGACATAGCTAAACAATTGGAGATAGGCCGGGGAACCATCTATCTCCATTTTAAAAGTAAAGATGATTTGATGGCGCGCATTCAATATGAAGATTATGTTCGTTTGCGTAAACGTTTAGAAAAGGCTTTTGAGGCACAGACGGCGATTGAGATGTCAAGAAAAGCAATTAGGGCTTATATAGATCATTGTTTAGGTGATCGTCATATGTATCTTGTTGCTAGACAATGCGGCGTTAATTTGAATATTAACAACGTATCAGAAGATATAAGCCAACTTCTGACAGAAGAAAGAACCAATCGTTTAACACTTTTAGAAAAAATCTATAAACAGGCAAAACAAGAAAACTTAATCAATTCGCGTGGGACTTATCCTAATGTTGCCGTTGCTTGGGGGATGATCCGTGGAGCTGTGGAAGTGATTTTAGATGGGCATTTCCAAAACGAAATCAAAAGTGAAAAAGCCTATTTAGAAACGATCGAACATGTATTATTCTATGGATTATTTTCTGGTGGAAACAAAGGAGAGACTTGA
- a CDS encoding NADPH-dependent FMN reductase translates to MKISLVAGSHRKNSQTFKVGKFLAEILKTKGIETSLYDLGGNPLPLWDPSMWEKDSEIKKFWLEYSSGFSSADAYIFLSPEYAGMASPALKNFFLYLSGGDISHKPGLIITVSSGMGGSYPNAELRMSSYKNTRIVYLPDHVIVRHVESVLNSENPESKDDEYIRSRLTYTLNVLVEYAKAFATVRQSGVIDIKTYPFGL, encoded by the coding sequence ATGAAAATATCCTTAGTAGCTGGAAGCCATAGAAAGAATTCACAAACATTTAAAGTAGGTAAATTCCTAGCCGAGATATTAAAAACAAAAGGTATTGAAACTAGTCTTTATGATTTAGGTGGAAATCCTCTTCCATTATGGGATCCATCAATGTGGGAAAAGGATTCAGAAATTAAAAAATTTTGGTTAGAATATAGTTCAGGGTTTAGTAGTGCTGACGCATATATATTCCTTTCTCCAGAATATGCAGGAATGGCAAGTCCTGCTTTAAAGAACTTTTTTCTTTACCTAAGCGGTGGTGATATCTCGCATAAACCTGGACTCATTATTACAGTTTCCAGTGGAATGGGTGGTAGTTATCCGAATGCTGAGCTACGAATGTCTAGTTATAAAAACACTCGTATTGTTTACCTACCTGATCATGTAATTGTTCGGCATGTGGAATCTGTTTTGAATTCTGAAAATCCAGAAAGTAAAGATGATGAATATATTAGATCCAGGCTAACCTATACTTTGAATGTATTGGTAGAATATGCAAAAGCATTTGCTACCGTTCGTCAGAGTGGTGTAATCGATATAAAGACTTACCCTTTTGGATTGTAA
- a CDS encoding acyltransferase family protein, with product MEWELLGIILTGLAALSLLVFQIPYSIPHPLGARQGRENRFDVLRGFAMVGIVLIHIHSYFQFFHPADQIVIRTTLFFSNLSRFSVPLFILTSAIFLRKKDGYWISKLKNLVLPYTLASGFGYLVKYNHYNALEFIQFYFLGKVFAPFYFVPLLIQFYLLFYLFDKLLSNKLFSKSLLLISFLLNLSSNLGFFDSILPKEYHAISILNYIFFFILGIYIGLSNEEKANQNREKSLIFGTFAILFFFFLILFSFGYFVDFKNHHLIYPIFIFFGIWELLPKFNRKISDWISFIGNNSLFIFLLHPFIIHMMHSVDPYTFGGPVIGYIVTLVLNVGIPIIIAFTIQKGKSLYRLHHSDER from the coding sequence ATGGAATGGGAATTACTAGGGATCATACTAACGGGACTGGCAGCTTTGAGTCTTTTGGTCTTTCAAATCCCCTACTCCATCCCGCACCCACTGGGAGCCAGACAAGGCAGAGAAAATCGGTTCGATGTCTTGAGGGGATTCGCGATGGTTGGAATCGTCCTAATCCATATCCATTCATATTTCCAATTTTTTCATCCTGCCGATCAAATTGTGATCAGAACGACACTATTTTTTTCCAACCTCTCTCGATTTTCAGTCCCTTTGTTTATACTAACATCTGCTATATTTTTAAGAAAAAAAGATGGTTATTGGATTTCAAAACTAAAGAACCTCGTTTTACCATACACACTTGCCTCAGGTTTTGGATATTTAGTAAAATATAACCATTACAATGCATTAGAATTTATCCAATTTTATTTCTTAGGGAAAGTGTTCGCACCCTTCTATTTTGTCCCTTTATTAATTCAGTTTTATTTATTGTTTTATCTTTTTGATAAACTACTCTCTAATAAGTTGTTTTCGAAGTCATTACTACTTATTTCTTTTTTATTAAATTTATCTTCTAACTTAGGCTTTTTTGACTCAATTCTACCTAAAGAGTATCATGCTATATCAATTTTGAATTATATTTTTTTCTTTATCTTAGGAATCTATATCGGACTTTCCAATGAAGAAAAAGCTAACCAAAATAGAGAAAAGTCTCTTATATTCGGAACCTTTGCCATATTATTTTTCTTTTTTTTAATCCTATTTAGTTTTGGATATTTTGTAGATTTCAAAAACCATCACCTAATATACCCCATATTTATCTTTTTTGGAATTTGGGAATTATTGCCCAAATTCAATAGAAAGATTTCAGATTGGATTTCATTTATAGGAAACAATAGCCTATTTATATTTTTATTACACCCGTTTATCATCCACATGATGCACAGCGTGGATCCTTATACTTTTGGCGGTCCGGTAATAGGTTATATTGTCACATTAGTTCTAAACGTCGGTATCCCAATCATCATAGCATTTACAATCCAAAAGGGTAAGTCTTTATATCGATTACACCACTCTGACGAACGGTAG
- a CDS encoding ParB/RepB/Spo0J family partition protein, translating to MSKKTEFQALDLISAYSEKKKNPSHLELSQIFPNPTQPRLIGREDTTDLLPSMERLGLIEPILVRKDKGKYLIVAGERRYRAAIKLGWKEIPAIITEANEDVCYEMSLAENEKRKNLNPWEVGKAIQFLRKEKRKTAEEVSELLGYSGRYVKQLSSIARLDQKSVMELIISGKPLSVKNLEELLKRKENRGGETISPRPGSASTRVSINLSKLSGKVRDNFLKDLSILKKKYGINE from the coding sequence ATGTCCAAAAAAACTGAATTCCAAGCTTTAGATTTAATCTCTGCGTATTCGGAAAAGAAAAAGAATCCTTCGCATTTAGAGCTGAGTCAAATTTTTCCTAACCCAACTCAACCTCGTCTCATCGGTCGAGAAGACACGACGGACTTGTTGCCTTCGATGGAAAGGTTAGGTTTAATCGAACCAATCCTGGTCAGGAAAGATAAAGGTAAATATTTAATTGTTGCTGGGGAACGCCGATATCGTGCTGCCATCAAGTTAGGATGGAAAGAAATTCCTGCGATTATCACCGAAGCAAATGAAGATGTCTGTTATGAGATGTCACTTGCGGAAAATGAAAAGAGAAAGAATCTAAATCCTTGGGAAGTTGGCAAAGCAATTCAGTTCCTTCGTAAAGAAAAAAGAAAAACAGCAGAAGAAGTCTCTGAATTGTTGGGTTACAGCGGACGGTATGTAAAGCAACTTAGCAGTATTGCAAGACTGGACCAAAAATCTGTAATGGAGCTGATAATTAGTGGCAAACCACTTTCAGTGAAGAATCTTGAAGAATTACTTAAACGTAAAGAAAACAGAGGGGGTGAAACGATTTCACCCCGACCAGGATCTGCTTCGACCCGTGTCAGTATCAATTTAAGTAAACTTAGCGGGAAAGTGCGAGATAACTTTTTAAAAGATTTGAGTATACTTAAAAAGAAGTACGGAATCAACGAGTAG
- a CDS encoding STAS domain-containing protein: MPSTKYKKVVVVFKRTKYELDLETYGSIQAYKEVARQNPEVFERTLESHERQLESRNFLKAQVFPEADFVFRENFDPENGTKYDLIVAHGGDNHFTYVAHLAGNTPLIGCNSDPHSSVGALLGFTAEELKIAVKNNFNQTQMESWSLLDTEILYPNGTKLKTVPAICELSIRNNSPDLTSRFWISYQGQKEEQKCSGLLVYTGAGSTGWISSCFPKKFSPFSKHEPFFHVYSREIRVKSRETEFSLADFRALDQVEVISEMNGGLAVDSLTERHYPFPPYAKATIRLSPEKLSVIVPLKRGESMQDLPYEIEQKRINGTVIVQIKGRMESGPLDRITQTILDEMVGTDRKHLILDFSELRYISSLGIRMILDVKMNLQKRNKEMALVGVTSSILQVFHLLGLSNAFQFYPDREEALKSFEESSKP; encoded by the coding sequence ATGCCTTCCACCAAGTATAAAAAGGTCGTAGTGGTCTTCAAACGTACCAAATACGAATTAGATTTGGAAACTTACGGCTCCATTCAGGCTTACAAGGAAGTTGCACGCCAAAATCCAGAAGTCTTTGAAAGAACTTTGGAATCACATGAGAGGCAATTAGAGTCTCGAAATTTTTTAAAAGCCCAAGTTTTTCCCGAAGCTGACTTTGTGTTTCGTGAAAACTTTGATCCAGAAAACGGAACGAAATACGATTTAATAGTGGCTCATGGTGGTGATAACCATTTTACTTATGTTGCACATTTAGCAGGAAATACACCTTTAATTGGATGTAATTCGGATCCACATTCTTCCGTGGGAGCCTTACTTGGGTTTACCGCAGAGGAACTAAAAATTGCCGTAAAAAATAACTTCAATCAAACTCAAATGGAGTCCTGGTCACTTTTAGATACGGAAATCCTATATCCGAATGGAACAAAACTGAAAACCGTGCCAGCTATTTGTGAACTTTCTATCCGAAACAATAGCCCAGATCTCACATCCAGGTTTTGGATTTCCTACCAAGGACAAAAAGAGGAACAAAAATGTTCCGGATTACTAGTTTACACAGGGGCGGGATCAACAGGTTGGATCAGTTCATGTTTTCCCAAAAAATTCTCGCCATTCTCCAAACATGAGCCATTTTTCCATGTTTATTCCCGAGAAATACGAGTGAAGTCCCGAGAAACAGAGTTTTCCTTGGCAGATTTTAGGGCTTTAGATCAAGTGGAAGTTATTTCTGAAATGAATGGTGGACTCGCAGTTGATTCTCTCACGGAGAGACATTATCCGTTTCCACCTTACGCCAAGGCGACGATTCGATTATCGCCAGAGAAATTATCTGTAATTGTTCCGCTAAAGAGAGGGGAATCCATGCAAGACTTACCATACGAAATAGAACAGAAACGTATCAATGGAACTGTCATCGTCCAAATTAAAGGTCGTATGGAATCAGGTCCACTTGACCGTATTACACAAACAATCCTCGATGAAATGGTTGGGACCGACAGAAAACATCTCATTTTAGATTTTTCTGAACTTAGATACATTTCCAGTTTAGGAATTCGTATGATATTGGATGTAAAAATGAATTTGCAAAAAAGAAACAAGGAAATGGCTTTAGTTGGTGTAACAAGTTCCATCTTACAAGTGTTTCATTTACTTGGTCTTTCCAATGCATTTCAATTCTATCCAGATCGCGAAGAAGCACTAAAATCATTTGAGGAGTCATCTAAGCCATAG
- a CDS encoding HDOD domain-containing protein: MSIPPLITFQEDFLSGKLISKEYVHFSEIDCPELDVWIGRVVRSISLEFLHEILFTILSELLVNGCKANGKRVFFKEQGLNLWDENDYARGIPMYKDEFGHNRKRVFLALDHSNYKISLSTIYKEDYIEFRVRNNAKILPEEKNRIIKRVEASKKYKNINDAYRESVDNEESSGLGIVLIHILLRNSGISNQFFQLMTTDEYTEVIIRIPKQLIPKENQTNIKNLLVREVNTLPPLPSQIQKLILIAKKKDVDWHEIAAQVEKDPAITVEILKIANSPLFGAHTPIISVLEGVKRIGLKNLESIFLTLGAKKILNSRYAKQVLVWTHSFKTSMYARFLIEDRKKHLKLLEPAIITALLHDLGRMVLLSLDLSQVNQIRVLRSDDNNEISEWVEEYTLGTTHSEIGHLMAEKWNFPEEILDVIRYHHKPWQCKTRNNILCQIIYLADILANIGRGKGNYFTVEPEVLEYFEISSEKEFRDMQDSFKIKFEEHREEYQNLLA, from the coding sequence ATGTCGATTCCTCCGCTCATTACCTTCCAAGAGGACTTCCTTTCCGGAAAGCTGATTTCCAAGGAATATGTCCACTTTTCGGAAATCGACTGTCCAGAACTAGATGTTTGGATTGGAAGAGTGGTTCGTAGTATTTCCTTAGAATTCCTACATGAAATACTTTTTACCATCCTAAGTGAGCTCCTGGTAAACGGTTGTAAGGCCAACGGGAAACGTGTTTTTTTTAAAGAACAAGGACTAAATCTCTGGGATGAAAATGATTATGCCAGAGGAATTCCTATGTACAAGGATGAATTTGGCCATAATCGCAAAAGAGTCTTTTTAGCACTGGATCATTCCAATTACAAGATATCGTTAAGCACCATTTATAAAGAAGATTATATAGAATTTAGAGTCAGAAATAATGCTAAAATTTTGCCCGAAGAAAAAAATAGAATTATAAAAAGAGTTGAGGCGTCCAAAAAATACAAAAACATAAACGACGCCTATCGCGAGTCAGTTGACAATGAAGAGAGCTCTGGACTTGGAATTGTGCTCATTCATATCTTACTCAGAAATTCAGGTATATCGAACCAGTTTTTTCAGTTAATGACTACAGATGAATACACAGAAGTCATCATTCGAATTCCAAAACAACTTATACCAAAGGAAAATCAGACTAATATAAAAAATCTACTTGTCCGTGAAGTGAATACCCTACCTCCCCTTCCATCTCAGATCCAAAAACTAATTCTTATCGCAAAGAAAAAAGATGTCGATTGGCATGAAATTGCAGCACAAGTAGAAAAAGATCCAGCCATTACTGTTGAAATTTTAAAAATAGCAAATTCTCCTCTATTTGGAGCACATACTCCAATTATTTCTGTTTTAGAAGGAGTGAAAAGAATTGGTCTCAAAAATCTTGAATCTATTTTTTTAACATTAGGTGCGAAAAAAATACTTAACTCTCGTTATGCGAAACAAGTATTAGTATGGACACATTCTTTCAAAACATCTATGTATGCGAGGTTTCTGATAGAAGATCGCAAAAAACATTTAAAGTTATTAGAACCTGCTATTATTACTGCCCTACTTCATGATCTAGGTAGGATGGTACTTCTTTCCCTGGATTTAAGCCAAGTGAATCAAATTAGAGTTCTTAGAAGTGATGACAATAATGAAATTTCAGAATGGGTAGAAGAATATACCTTAGGCACTACACATTCCGAAATCGGTCATTTGATGGCTGAAAAGTGGAATTTCCCTGAGGAGATATTAGATGTAATACGTTATCATCACAAACCTTGGCAATGCAAAACTAGAAATAATATTCTATGTCAGATCATTTACCTAGCTGATATTTTAGCCAACATTGGTCGAGGCAAAGGAAATTACTTCACAGTAGAACCAGAAGTTTTGGAATATTTTGAAATCTCTTCAGAAAAGGAATTTCGAGATATGCAGGATAGTTTTAAAATCAAATTTGAGGAGCATAGAGAAGAATACCAAAATCTCTTAGCTTAA
- a CDS encoding VanZ family protein, with protein sequence MDKKPYPFLPFEDSLVGEKILLVWQENHHSEKNLKEHLLKALDLSEDQVVFTPNAIKQKLMVSYPTEIRKLIEEKKFSQITDLLLTIAKGKSEQYPTPALDITFELLEWILTGFDLDDVIAETLSALFGTSFTNPFVDQVRAEYIKELRG encoded by the coding sequence ATGGATAAAAAACCTTATCCTTTTTTACCTTTCGAAGATTCTCTCGTCGGAGAGAAGATTCTTCTCGTTTGGCAAGAAAACCATCATTCAGAAAAAAATCTAAAAGAACATTTGCTAAAAGCATTGGATCTGAGCGAAGACCAGGTTGTTTTTACACCAAATGCCATTAAACAAAAGTTAATGGTCTCATATCCTACTGAGATTCGTAAATTAATCGAAGAGAAAAAATTTTCTCAGATAACAGACTTATTATTAACAATTGCTAAAGGTAAGTCCGAACAATATCCTACTCCTGCCCTAGACATTACATTCGAGTTATTGGAATGGATTTTAACAGGGTTTGATTTGGATGATGTCATTGCAGAAACCTTATCTGCATTATTCGGAACTTCCTTTACCAATCCCTTTGTAGACCAAGTGCGCGCTGAATACATCAAAGAACTCAGAGGTTGA
- a CDS encoding ParA family protein encodes MGKTDSIFTEEEAAKFVGMNTSEFSEKAANLKIPGWKSKEFKQSILLKYFEPRQSDGFDSHVIAVSNQKGGEGKTTISLYLAEALAENHKVLLIDWDPQANATQLFLKDDVPSVMDYLGYRGKKAKNIEPAIKSIGENFDLLPSTLELANLTTPYERDDFELLNEAILPLRSRYEYIIIDCPPSLGLILENALICADYILVPIQTRAFSLQGIRDLYETFQKIQKKANQRLKLLGAVLNQYEGQKALAGLAEGVKKYFPVFETVIQRRESIPQAQAKMSFLAKIDLATMKNFRELASEVKSKIDVQKN; translated from the coding sequence ATGGGCAAAACAGATTCTATATTTACAGAAGAGGAAGCAGCCAAATTTGTTGGGATGAACACTAGCGAGTTTTCAGAAAAAGCAGCAAACCTGAAAATACCTGGATGGAAATCTAAAGAATTTAAGCAGTCGATTCTGCTGAAATATTTTGAACCTAGGCAAAGTGATGGTTTTGATAGCCATGTGATTGCGGTATCAAACCAAAAGGGGGGGGAGGGGAAAACGACGATTAGTTTGTATCTTGCTGAGGCCCTTGCTGAAAACCATAAAGTTTTGTTGATTGATTGGGATCCTCAGGCAAATGCGACTCAATTATTTTTGAAAGATGATGTACCTTCGGTAATGGATTATTTGGGATACCGAGGGAAAAAAGCAAAAAATATAGAACCGGCAATCAAATCGATTGGTGAAAATTTTGACTTGTTACCTTCAACTTTGGAGCTGGCAAATTTAACCACGCCCTATGAAAGGGATGATTTTGAATTGTTAAATGAAGCAATTCTACCTTTACGTTCGCGATACGAGTATATCATTATTGATTGCCCACCTTCTCTAGGCCTTATTTTGGAAAATGCATTAATATGTGCTGATTACATACTTGTTCCCATTCAAACCAGAGCTTTTAGTTTACAAGGGATTAGAGATCTATATGAAACATTTCAGAAAATCCAGAAAAAAGCTAACCAGAGGTTGAAGTTATTAGGAGCTGTTTTAAATCAATACGAAGGTCAGAAAGCACTTGCTGGTCTTGCTGAAGGCGTGAAAAAATATTTTCCTGTATTTGAAACGGTCATCCAACGGAGAGAATCCATTCCTCAAGCCCAAGCAAAAATGTCTTTTCTTGCTAAAATTGACTTAGCAACAATGAAAAATTTTCGTGAACTTGCTTCCGAGGTTAAAAGTAAAATAGATGTCCAAAAAAACTGA
- a CDS encoding DUF1569 domain-containing protein — protein MKSNLKLKTIDDIERELSIIVVCEKKQKADITLSQVYDFLAESIELSIQKVGSTTKRNTINKILGKYKFAKLLSKGSYTKANQIPGFPLKDLGDAESALLRLKTSLTAFKLHSGPFADHSVFGELDKKQWERIHGILAAFLFGYIQLYGDEKLRFAKDREQKKERAFSDKKQNNHQQKKKDDRDPKPSGHNSRKWKNKKKPHNKGNKNQGGGGGLR, from the coding sequence ATGAAATCAAATTTAAAACTGAAAACGATAGACGACATTGAAAGAGAGTTGTCTATTATTGTTGTTTGTGAAAAAAAACAAAAGGCAGACATTACGTTAAGTCAAGTATATGACTTTTTGGCCGAGTCAATTGAATTATCTATCCAAAAAGTTGGATCGACAACCAAAAGAAATACTATCAATAAAATATTAGGAAAATATAAGTTTGCAAAACTGCTTTCAAAAGGTAGTTACACTAAGGCAAACCAAATTCCAGGTTTCCCGCTTAAAGATTTGGGTGATGCGGAATCAGCACTGCTAAGATTAAAAACATCGTTAACTGCTTTTAAATTACATTCTGGTCCTTTTGCAGACCATTCAGTATTTGGTGAATTAGATAAAAAACAGTGGGAACGCATTCATGGAATTCTTGCTGCTTTTTTGTTTGGATATATTCAATTATACGGTGATGAAAAACTACGGTTTGCCAAAGATAGAGAGCAGAAAAAAGAAAGAGCTTTTTCTGATAAAAAACAAAACAATCATCAACAGAAGAAAAAAGATGATAGAGATCCAAAACCTAGTGGTCATAATAGTCGCAAATGGAAAAATAAAAAGAAACCACATAACAAAGGAAATAAAAACCAAGGTGGAGGGGGTGGTCTTAGATGA
- a CDS encoding Crp/Fnr family transcriptional regulator, translated as MSKLNIPPNQRIFKEGELNNAMYIILQGNVEIFFTVNNSQTRLALMKPGDFFGEMALFSSNPRSATARTITNCEVAVIESKQQLENFLVKNPKFAAKMVSIMADRLARTNELLISSMEKSVAKKIEFSNEVGKEHQIAISDVQDVE; from the coding sequence ATGAGCAAACTCAACATTCCGCCAAATCAGAGAATCTTCAAAGAAGGGGAACTGAATAATGCGATGTACATCATCCTCCAAGGAAACGTTGAGATATTTTTTACGGTGAATAATAGCCAAACAAGATTGGCTCTCATGAAACCTGGAGATTTTTTTGGCGAAATGGCTTTGTTTAGTTCAAACCCAAGAAGTGCTACTGCAAGAACGATAACAAATTGTGAAGTGGCAGTTATTGAAAGCAAACAACAGTTAGAAAACTTTCTGGTAAAGAACCCAAAATTTGCTGCAAAGATGGTTTCGATTATGGCAGATCGTTTAGCTAGGACAAACGAACTTCTCATTAGTAGTATGGAAAAATCAGTAGCTAAGAAGATTGAATTTAGCAACGAAGTTGGCAAGGAACATCAAATAGCGATTAGTGATGTTCAAGATGTGGAATGA